One genomic window of Arachis stenosperma cultivar V10309 chromosome 10, arast.V10309.gnm1.PFL2, whole genome shotgun sequence includes the following:
- the LOC130955432 gene encoding uncharacterized protein LOC130955432: MDDRVVLKIYYYGQILLQTYEGVQFVCENPLDVVIPFTLSFEELKGVICEKIGTQRCRRISCILYRYPLPVFGGFVQFQTKYVMDEASMQEMFSMYMENRHRISCIELYIEFEQSEADRNIELEDYNSESEDEFESNYEIVGPGEDEEEAVGAMNADVAEVANALANPHPFQEPSFMRSLDLGAMHAPEFPQYMNTAPPVVADGEFTVGMEFSSREAVIKAMKDFTIRRGVDYRVYESEPTTFYAKCIEYGNGCDWLIRVTKMQKKYCWEIRRYNGSHTCTRSTISQDHSKLDSKTVAEAIKPLSKFNYTISYRKAWLAKQQAVESIFGSWEASYEALPIWFEAMCHKEPSAVVHFETMPAYQGDDLVPDIRVLHRVFWSYYPCIRAFRHCKPVVQVDGTHLYGKYKGCLLVAVSQDFNNNIVPIAFAIVEGETSDAWHFFLSNLRQHVVTRDGVGLISDRHDSIRSAIERSNGAWSPPRAFHMFCIRHIESNFLRKFKAPYLQKLIVNIGYSRTTREYQMRYEQLKERGEAYTNWLDRIPREQYALAFDGGYRWGHMTTNLVECINSVLKGARNLPVTALVKATFYRLNELFTRKRAEAEARISAGLVFSEMVTTKLNANQRASGNIQVSCFDRENEVFEVREMPSGVEYAVDLRHYRCDCGEFQVDRIPCRHVFACCANQRLDWKVFVNDVYKMDQIRRVYRARFRPLENPATWPAYHGPRFVGNPFLRRVAKGRPKMTRFLNEMDTRMLRRPRRCKQCGAEGHSRSRCRQSGGGGAGLTE, encoded by the exons ATGGATGATAGAGTTGTATTGAAGATTTATTACTACGGACAGATCTTATTACAAACATATGAGGGAGTTCAATTTGTGTGTGAAAATCCATTAGATGTTGTTATTCCGTTCACATTGTCATTTGAGGAGTTGAAAGGTGTGATTTGTGAGAAGATAGGCACGCAAAGATGTAGGAGAATATCGTGTATTTTGTACAGGTATCCTTTACCTGTGTTTGGCGGGTTTGTTCAATTTCAAACCAAGTATGTGATGGACGAAGCGAGTATGCAGGAAATGTTTTCAATGTACATGGAAAATCGCCACCGAATATCGTGCATCGAGTTATATATTGAGTTTGAGCAATCTGAAGCAGACCGTAACATTGAGTTGGAAGATTATAATAGTGAAAgcgaagatgaatttgaaagtaaCTATGAGATCGTCGGTCCAGGTGAGGACGAAGAAGAAGCTGTTGGCGCCATGAACGCAGATGTGGCGGAAGTTGCAAATGCACTAGCAAACCCGCATCCGTTTCAAGAGCCTTCTTTCATGCGGTCGTTGGATTTGGGGGCTATGCACGCACCGGAGTTTCCGCAATATATGAATACAG CCCCTCCTGTTGTGGCGGATGGTGAGTTCACAGTGGGGATGGAATTCAGCTCAAGGGAGGCAGTAATCAAGGCAATGAAAGATTTTACCATCCGGAGAGGTGTGGACTATCGGGTATATGAGTCAGAACCGACGACATTCTATGCCAAATGTATAGAATATGGGAATGGTTGTGACTGGTTGATCCGGGTAACCAAAATGCAGAAGAAGTACTGTTGGGAGATAAGGAGGTACAATGGAAGTCATACTTGTACCAGGTCTACTATTTCTCAAGACCATTCGAAGCTGGATTCCAAGACAGTTGCAGAAGCAATAAAGCCGTTG TCAAAGTTTAACTACACCATCAGTTATCGCAAGGCTTGGTTAGCAAAGCAGCAGGCGGTCGAATCAATTTTTGGAAGTTGGGAAGCATCGTATGAAGCTTTGCCGATATGGTTTGAGGCCATGTGCCACAAAGAGCCATCAGCTGTGGTTCACTTTGAAACAATGCCAGCTTACCAGGGGGATGATTTGGTTCCTGATATACGTGTTCTACATAGAGTCTTCTGGAGTTATTACCCCTGTATAAGGGCCTTCAGACACTGCAAGCCAGTGGTGCAGGTGGACGGGACTCATTTGTATGGAAAATACAAGGGTTGTTTATTGGTTGCAGTGTCACAAGATTTTAATAACAACATCGTGCCTATTGCATTTGCCATAGTGGAGGGAGAGACTTCTGATGCATGGCACTTTTTTCTGAGCAACCTGCGTCAACATGTGGTGACCCGTGATGGTGTTGGACTAATCTCCGATCGACACGATTCGATTAGGTCAGCTATTGAACGAAGTAATGGGGCGTGGTCTCCTCCAAGAGCTTTCCATATGTTTTGTATCAGGCATATTGAGTCCAACTTCTTGAGGAAGTTCAAAGCACCTTACCTGCAGAAGCTTATCGTCAACATTG GATATTCAAGGACGACCAGGGAGTACCAGATGCGCTATGAACAATTAAAGGAACGGGGTGAGGCTTACACCAATTGGCTTGATCGGATCCCTCGTGAGCAGTATGCTTTGGCATTTGATGGTGGTTACCGATGGGGTCATATGACCACCAATCTTGTGGAATGTATCAACTCCGTCTTAAAGGGTGCACGCAATCTCCCAGTCACTGCACTTGTTAAGGCGACATTTTACAGGCTGAATGAGTTGTTCACTAGGAAAAGAGCTGAGGCTGAAGCCCGAATCAGTGCTGGACTTGTATTCTCTGAGATGGTGACAACCAAGCTGAATGCAAATCAACGAGCATCAGGTAACATACAGGTTAGCTGTTTTGATAGAGAAAATGAAGTCTTCGAAGTACGCGAGATGCCTAGTGGGGTTGAGTATGCAGTTGACCTGCGCCACTATCGGTGTGACTGTGGTGAATTCCAGGTTGACCGAATTCCGTGTAGGCACGTGTTTGCGTGTTGTGCAAATCAGAGGTTGGATTGGAAAGTGTTCGTTAATGATGTTTACAAGATGGACCAAATTCGAAGAGTATACAGGGCTAGGTTTCGACCACTGGAAAATCCGGCAACGTGGCCTGCTTATCATGGACCTAGATTCGTTGGAAACCCGTTCCTCAGACGGGTAGCCAAGGGCCGGCCGAAGATGACCCGCttcttgaatgagatggacacTCGTATGTTGCGTCGCCCGAGGCGATGCAAGCAATGCGGTGCCGAAGGTCATAGTCGCAGTAGATGTCGTCaaagtggtggtggtggtgcaGGTCTAACCGAATAG